A stretch of the Sphingobacterium thalpophilum genome encodes the following:
- the argB gene encoding acetylglutamate kinase — protein MANSVLNIIKIGGNVIDDESQLDSFLEKFSALSGKKILVHGGGKIATRLANELGIQAQMVEGRRVTDEDMLRVVTMVYAGLTNKTIVAKLQKLKCDAVGLSGADGDVIKAIKRPVKDIDYGFVGDLLHDSVNTLAIKKFLEAGFVPVFSAITHNGLGQLLNTNADTIASSLAVSLASLYETSLVYCFEKNGVLRDITDENSVIPAIKSEEFEYLKESGVVNEGMIPKLQNAFNAINKGVQEVYIGNANNLHLFQQGQFGTCLTLK, from the coding sequence ATGGCAAATAGTGTATTAAATATTATAAAAATCGGCGGAAATGTTATAGATGATGAAAGTCAGCTGGATTCCTTCCTGGAAAAATTCTCCGCATTATCAGGGAAAAAAATTTTGGTGCATGGTGGCGGTAAGATCGCTACCCGCTTAGCGAACGAATTGGGTATACAAGCGCAAATGGTCGAGGGGCGAAGAGTGACCGACGAGGATATGTTACGCGTGGTAACTATGGTGTATGCAGGCTTGACAAATAAGACGATTGTAGCTAAACTGCAAAAATTAAAATGCGACGCAGTGGGCCTTTCTGGCGCCGATGGCGACGTTATCAAGGCGATAAAGCGACCAGTTAAAGATATTGACTACGGCTTTGTCGGAGATTTATTGCATGATTCTGTCAATACACTGGCGATCAAGAAATTTTTGGAAGCCGGATTTGTTCCTGTATTCTCGGCGATAACACATAATGGTCTGGGTCAATTGCTGAATACAAATGCAGACACGATCGCGTCTTCGCTGGCAGTTTCATTGGCTTCACTTTATGAAACATCGCTAGTCTACTGCTTTGAGAAAAATGGCGTGCTCCGGGACATTACGGACGAAAACTCCGTAATACCGGCAATCAAATCCGAGGAGTTTGAATATTTAAAGGAATCAGGCGTGGTAAACGAAGGCATGATCCCAAAATTACAAAATGCATTTAACGCTATAAACAAAGGCGTACAGGAAGTGTATATTGGCAACGCCAACAACCTACACT
- a CDS encoding acetylornithine carbamoyltransferase: MKKFFSVKDVDSVADVVQEALALKSSPFDFQELGKHKTLGLVFLNPSLRTRLSTQKAAMNLGMNVMVMNMDKDGWALETQDGIVMNGSTVEHIREAAAVMGEYCDILGLRSFPKLKDREEDYSEDLFNKFIKYCGVPVVSLESATRHPLQSLTDMITITEHKNVARPKVVLAWAPHVKALPQAVPNSFAEWMCKAQEEGLVDFTIAQPMGYELSDDFTKGATISTNLNESLKGADFVYVKNWSSYEEYGEVYTVDEDWMMDNEKLAVTNSAKVMHCLPVRRDLELSSEILDGPNSLVIKEASNRVWAAQVVLKRMLEELG; the protein is encoded by the coding sequence ATGAAAAAGTTTTTCTCTGTTAAGGACGTTGACAGCGTAGCGGATGTTGTGCAAGAAGCCTTGGCGTTAAAGTCATCACCTTTTGATTTTCAGGAGCTTGGTAAGCACAAGACTCTGGGGCTGGTGTTTTTAAATCCTAGTTTGCGTACGCGTTTGAGTACGCAAAAAGCGGCGATGAATCTGGGTATGAATGTGATGGTGATGAATATGGACAAAGACGGTTGGGCTTTGGAGACTCAGGACGGTATTGTTATGAATGGCAGTACAGTGGAGCATATTCGTGAAGCAGCAGCAGTAATGGGAGAGTACTGTGATATTCTTGGATTGCGTTCCTTTCCAAAGCTAAAAGATCGCGAAGAAGACTATAGTGAAGATCTGTTTAATAAATTCATTAAGTATTGCGGCGTGCCTGTCGTTTCCCTTGAGAGCGCCACGCGCCACCCACTGCAGAGTCTGACGGATATGATCACGATTACTGAGCATAAGAATGTGGCCAGACCAAAGGTCGTATTGGCGTGGGCACCGCATGTGAAAGCCTTACCTCAAGCTGTGCCAAACTCATTTGCTGAATGGATGTGCAAAGCTCAGGAAGAAGGATTGGTGGACTTTACAATCGCACAGCCCATGGGCTACGAACTGAGCGACGACTTTACTAAAGGAGCGACCATATCAACTAATCTGAATGAAAGTCTAAAGGGGGCCGATTTTGTCTATGTGAAAAATTGGTCGTCTTATGAGGAGTATGGCGAAGTGTATACGGTGGATGAAGACTGGATGATGGACAATGAAAAGTTAGCCGTGACAAACAGTGCTAAAGTCATGCATTGTCTGCCTGTACGACGGGATCTTGAGCTGTCATCGGAGATTTTGGATGGGCCAAATTCACTGGTTATTAAAGAAGCGAGCAATCGTGTCTGGGCGGCTCAGGTTGTCTTAAAACGTATGCTGGAAGAGCTAGGATAA
- a CDS encoding aspartate aminotransferase family protein: MKPFDVYPINPINIVKASGSTVWDAEGNAYLDLYGGHAVISIGHTHPHYVKRITDQLNRIGFYSNSVEIPIQRELARLLGEVSGKMDYDLFLCNSGAEANENALKLASFYNKRRKVIAFSKSFHGRTSLAVAATDNPNIVAPVNETENVIFLPFNDEKALQDAFGTYGDEISAVIIESIQGVGGIREASIPFLQLIRSLCNQYNAVFIADEVQCGYGRTGLFYAQDYSGVEADIYTMAKGMGNGFPIGAISISPKFKAVHGSLGTTFGGNHLACAAALAVLEVIRQDNLMENALQVGQYLIDELKKIDDIVEVRGRGLMIGIELPASLAHVKKDLLLKDRIFTGEAKPNVIRLLPALNITKQHADQFLSALQQQLKAVTVL; this comes from the coding sequence ATGAAACCATTTGATGTTTATCCCATTAATCCCATTAACATAGTTAAGGCTAGTGGGTCTACGGTGTGGGATGCCGAAGGAAATGCTTATTTGGACTTGTATGGAGGGCATGCCGTGATTTCAATCGGCCATACCCACCCACATTATGTAAAGCGTATCACGGATCAGTTGAACCGTATTGGCTTTTACTCGAACTCTGTGGAGATTCCAATTCAGCGTGAACTGGCTCGATTACTTGGAGAGGTTTCTGGCAAGATGGATTATGATTTATTTCTTTGTAACTCCGGAGCCGAAGCGAATGAAAATGCGTTGAAACTTGCTTCTTTCTATAATAAGAGACGAAAGGTGATCGCTTTTTCGAAATCCTTTCATGGAAGGACCTCATTGGCCGTAGCTGCTACAGATAATCCGAATATAGTGGCGCCTGTTAATGAAACTGAAAATGTGATATTTCTGCCATTTAATGATGAAAAAGCTCTTCAGGACGCTTTCGGCACCTATGGCGACGAGATCTCGGCTGTGATTATTGAGAGTATTCAGGGTGTTGGCGGGATAAGGGAAGCTTCTATTCCATTTCTCCAATTGATCCGCTCGCTATGTAATCAGTATAATGCGGTATTTATAGCGGATGAGGTACAATGTGGTTATGGCCGGACGGGTCTTTTCTATGCACAGGACTATTCAGGGGTGGAGGCCGATATTTATACGATGGCGAAGGGTATGGGCAATGGATTCCCCATCGGAGCAATAAGTATATCTCCGAAATTTAAAGCTGTTCATGGTAGCCTGGGTACGACTTTCGGCGGTAACCACCTAGCCTGCGCTGCGGCATTGGCCGTACTGGAAGTGATTAGGCAGGATAACCTGATGGAGAACGCACTGCAGGTTGGACAATATCTTATCGATGAACTGAAGAAAATTGACGATATCGTTGAGGTCCGTGGCCGAGGGCTGATGATTGGGATTGAATTGCCCGCTTCTTTGGCGCATGTTAAAAAAGACCTGCTATTAAAGGATCGCATTTTCACTGGTGAAGCCAAGCCGAACGTTATACGCTTACTACCGGCATTGAATATCACCAAACAGCATGCCGATCAGTTTCTGTCGGCTCTACAACAGCAATTAAAGGCTGTTACAGTACTGTAA
- the rplQ gene encoding 50S ribosomal protein L17, with product MRHGKKVNHLGRTDSHRKAMLANMATSLIKHKRITTTLAKAKALRTYVEPLITKSKNDTTHSRRTVFAYLKDKDAVSILFREISEKVANRPGGYTRIIKMENRLGDNAEMAFIELVDYNEIYGKKAAAAEKKATRRRGGKKAAAPAPAETEAPAEVKAEVEGEEKVDGE from the coding sequence ATGAGACACGGAAAAAAAGTAAATCACTTAGGCCGCACGGATAGCCATAGAAAAGCAATGTTGGCTAACATGGCAACGTCATTGATCAAACACAAACGTATTACTACTACTTTGGCTAAAGCTAAAGCGTTACGTACCTATGTTGAGCCTTTGATTACTAAATCTAAAAACGATACGACTCACTCTCGTCGTACAGTATTCGCTTACTTGAAAGATAAAGATGCAGTTTCTATCTTATTCCGCGAAATATCTGAAAAAGTAGCTAACCGTCCAGGTGGTTATACGCGTATCATCAAAATGGAAAACCGTTTAGGTGATAATGCGGAAATGGCTTTCATCGAGCTGGTTGATTACAACGAAATCTACGGTAAAAAAGCTGCTGCTGCTGAGAAAAAAGCTACTCGCCGCCGTGGTGGTAAAAAAGCTGCTGCTCCTGCGCCTGCTGAAACGGAAGCTCCTGCTGAAGTGAAAGCTGAGGTTGAAGGTGAAGAAAAAGTTGACGGAGAATAA